Proteins from one Aureimonas sp. SA4125 genomic window:
- a CDS encoding SIS domain-containing protein, which produces MTSMMAREIATQPELMLSIQPVLARICDGLQKPRGRVFVGGCGDSAFAPKALAAVFRQIGVPIVPCSAMDLTGYIDLEPADTVILSSISGSTRRSVEAARVAHSRGARVVAVTCNGDSTLGLAADELVVLPYTPLSRKTPHTLDYTVTLLALVEIARSYAALPQESTRAILATMPGVLACARSEAAAVVPVAKEFGKFFFLGAGPGLGTAEYGAAKFHEAGGLVAIAAETENFVHGMNFMLEPDDLLIAIGGSNLAERRGGEVLSAFASLVATNHMHVGNAGSGSWQDKFADVMAQTFFVQCLCLQVSTLLNLQLEEPRAGRPCGAVHLAAQTIAMAN; this is translated from the coding sequence ATGACCAGCATGATGGCCCGCGAGATTGCGACGCAACCCGAATTGATGCTGTCGATCCAGCCCGTACTGGCGCGGATCTGCGACGGCCTGCAGAAGCCGCGGGGGCGCGTTTTCGTCGGCGGCTGTGGCGACTCTGCCTTCGCTCCGAAGGCGCTGGCGGCCGTCTTCCGGCAGATCGGGGTGCCTATCGTCCCCTGCAGCGCGATGGATCTTACCGGATATATCGATCTCGAACCTGCCGACACCGTGATCTTGTCGTCCATCTCCGGCAGTACAAGGCGCAGCGTCGAAGCAGCCCGGGTGGCGCACAGCCGAGGTGCAAGGGTCGTTGCGGTGACCTGCAATGGTGACAGCACCCTGGGCCTGGCGGCAGACGAACTCGTTGTCCTGCCTTATACGCCCTTAAGCAGAAAGACGCCGCATACTCTTGATTACACGGTAACACTCCTGGCGCTGGTGGAGATCGCCCGCAGCTACGCTGCCCTCCCGCAGGAGTCGACACGAGCGATACTGGCAACGATGCCAGGCGTCTTGGCCTGCGCCAGATCCGAGGCGGCGGCTGTCGTTCCTGTCGCCAAAGAGTTTGGCAAGTTCTTCTTTCTCGGGGCCGGGCCGGGACTTGGTACCGCCGAATATGGCGCTGCCAAGTTCCATGAGGCCGGCGGCCTCGTCGCGATCGCCGCAGAAACAGAAAACTTTGTTCACGGCATGAACTTCATGCTGGAACCAGACGACCTGCTGATCGCAATCGGAGGCTCTAATCTGGCGGAGCGCCGGGGTGGTGAGGTCCTCTCGGCCTTCGCCTCGCTGGTGGCGACAAATCACATGCATGTAGGGAACGCTGGAAGCGGCTCTTGGCAAGATAAATTCGCCGATGTCATGGCGCAAACATTTTTCGTACAGTGTTTGTGCCTGCAAGTCTCAACTCTTTTAAACTTGCAGCTTGAAGAGCCGCGAGCAGGTAGACCTTGTGGGGCTGTACATCTTGCGGCCCAGACAATTGCGATGGCGAATTGA
- a CDS encoding ABC transporter ATP-binding protein, translating into MTQQSQSPLLVVENLSVALPPGMDRSHAVKDVSFTLAAGEILCIIGESGSGKSVTAGAVMGLLPQTLRIEGGHIALKGKDLLQASPAELRSLRGRIVSIIFQDPLSALNPLMTIGDQIAEAMDSHPAHAPRDRAARVIELLGEVGLPDPEAIKDQYPFRLSGGQRQRVMIAMALALDPDILIADEPTTALDVTTQAQILQLIASIQRRKSMGVMFITHDFGVVADIADRVIVMEKGVMVEQGPVETVLRDPGHPYTQRLIAAVPRMKTADRAVAVGMPTVLEIRDLAKTYRLGSLFGKPREIKAVDAVSFKVRKGQTVGIVGESGSGKSTLGRLVMKLLDSDGGAILFDGRDIAGLSEANFRAMRPHIQMIFQDPFASLNPRMTVGRILTVGPMAHGISAAEARAKAVRLMDLVGLDAGALDRYPHEFSGGQRQRVGIARALMFDPVLLVADEAVSALDVSIQAQILDLLEKVQVETGVAMIFITHDLRVASRLCDEVGVMHRGKMVEFGPPSQIFHAPQHPYTQQLVAAIPGADWEKVA; encoded by the coding sequence ATGACGCAGCAGAGCCAATCGCCACTCCTCGTCGTTGAAAACCTGTCGGTCGCCCTGCCGCCTGGGATGGACCGTTCGCATGCGGTGAAGGACGTGTCGTTTACGCTCGCGGCGGGCGAGATCCTCTGCATCATAGGAGAATCCGGCTCCGGCAAGTCCGTCACCGCCGGCGCCGTGATGGGACTCCTGCCGCAGACGCTCCGGATCGAGGGCGGCCACATCGCTTTGAAAGGCAAGGATCTCCTGCAGGCATCTCCGGCGGAGCTGCGCTCGCTGCGCGGCCGCATCGTCTCAATCATATTCCAAGACCCCCTGTCGGCGCTGAACCCGCTGATGACTATCGGCGACCAGATTGCCGAGGCGATGGATTCGCACCCGGCACATGCACCGAGAGACAGAGCGGCTCGGGTCATCGAACTGCTCGGTGAGGTCGGCCTGCCTGATCCCGAGGCGATAAAGGACCAGTACCCGTTCCGCCTTTCCGGCGGACAGCGCCAGCGGGTGATGATCGCGATGGCGTTGGCGCTCGATCCCGACATCCTGATCGCCGACGAGCCTACCACTGCGCTCGACGTTACGACGCAGGCGCAGATCCTCCAGCTCATCGCCTCGATTCAGAGGCGCAAATCGATGGGCGTGATGTTCATCACCCATGATTTCGGCGTCGTCGCCGATATCGCCGACCGCGTTATCGTCATGGAGAAGGGCGTGATGGTCGAGCAGGGACCGGTGGAAACCGTGCTGCGCGATCCAGGGCATCCATACACGCAGCGCTTGATCGCGGCGGTGCCGCGAATGAAGACGGCGGACCGTGCGGTGGCTGTGGGAATGCCGACCGTGCTGGAAATCCGAGACCTCGCCAAGACCTACCGGCTCGGCTCGCTGTTCGGAAAGCCGCGTGAAATCAAGGCGGTGGACGCAGTCTCTTTCAAGGTGCGCAAAGGCCAGACGGTCGGCATCGTCGGGGAATCGGGCTCCGGCAAGTCAACGCTCGGGCGGCTGGTGATGAAGCTGCTCGACAGCGATGGCGGCGCGATCCTGTTCGACGGCCGCGACATTGCCGGCCTGTCCGAGGCGAATTTCAGGGCCATGCGGCCCCATATCCAGATGATTTTCCAGGATCCCTTCGCCTCGCTGAACCCGCGCATGACGGTCGGCCGAATCCTGACGGTCGGCCCGATGGCGCACGGCATCTCCGCCGCCGAAGCCCGGGCCAAGGCCGTCCGGCTGATGGACCTCGTCGGCCTCGATGCCGGTGCCCTCGACCGCTATCCGCACGAGTTCTCCGGCGGCCAGCGCCAGCGCGTCGGCATCGCCCGGGCGCTGATGTTCGATCCCGTCCTGCTCGTCGCCGACGAGGCGGTCTCGGCGCTCGACGTCTCGATCCAGGCGCAGATCCTCGACCTCTTGGAGAAGGTGCAGGTCGAGACCGGTGTCGCAATGATCTTCATCACCCACGACCTCCGCGTCGCCAGCCGCCTCTGCGACGAGGTCGGCGTGATGCACCGAGGCAAGATGGTCGAGTTCGGTCCACCGTCGCAGATCTTCCATGCGCCGCAGCACCCCTACACGCAGCAACTGGTAGCTGCGATCCCTGGGGCCGACTGGGAAAAGGTCGCCTGA
- a CDS encoding MarR family winged helix-turn-helix transcriptional regulator: MAEKAEMGEALRAENVDLGVLDSTLSFFIRSINVAVTRDLNDRLGGLDLARGTGKITTLLLVENHPGIRPSVIADVIFKDRSAMGRILEDMTEAGLIRREVAESDQRAQALFLTDKGAELAITVRDIVRQSRAFFAGVDDADYAEVLRLLRKIYWRVVASKGIAA; encoded by the coding sequence GTGGCTGAGAAAGCGGAGATGGGTGAGGCGCTGCGGGCCGAGAACGTCGATCTCGGCGTGCTCGACTCGACGCTGAGCTTCTTCATTCGCTCGATCAACGTCGCGGTCACCCGCGACCTCAACGACCGGCTCGGTGGGCTCGACCTCGCCCGCGGCACGGGCAAGATCACCACCTTGCTCTTGGTCGAGAACCACCCCGGCATCCGCCCCTCGGTGATTGCCGACGTGATCTTCAAGGATCGCTCCGCCATGGGCCGCATTCTCGAGGACATGACCGAGGCCGGCCTGATCCGGCGCGAGGTCGCCGAGAGTGATCAGCGTGCCCAGGCGTTGTTCCTGACCGACAAGGGTGCCGAGCTTGCGATCACGGTGCGCGACATCGTCCGGCAGTCGCGCGCGTTCTTTGCCGGGGTCGACGACGCAGACTACGCCGAGGTGCTGCGGCTTCTGCGCAAGATCTATTGGCGCGTCGTCGCCAGCAAGGGAATTGCCGCATGA
- a CDS encoding SDR family NAD(P)-dependent oxidoreductase: MTAAPVALISGASRGIGLAIAGKLASQGWSLSLGMRTPSMPGFADPTRTQLQHYDAAEGGEADWVASALARFGRIDAIVANAGIMIPKSVIDAEDEDLDAMFSVNVKAPRRLVKAAFGPLAATGRGRVVILASLSGKRVKSADSGLYAMTKFAAVALSHGIRQSGYHLGIRATAVCPGFVSTDMARAITDRAEETMTRPEELADVVAMLIGLSNTASVAEFAVSCALEESY; the protein is encoded by the coding sequence ATGACCGCCGCCCCCGTCGCTTTGATCTCCGGCGCTTCGCGGGGTATCGGCCTCGCCATCGCGGGCAAGCTGGCCTCGCAGGGTTGGAGCCTTTCGCTCGGCATGCGCACGCCGTCGATGCCGGGCTTCGCCGATCCGACGCGCACGCAACTGCAGCACTACGACGCGGCCGAGGGTGGCGAGGCGGACTGGGTGGCGAGTGCCCTCGCCCGCTTCGGACGCATCGACGCCATCGTTGCCAATGCCGGCATCATGATCCCCAAGAGCGTGATCGACGCCGAGGACGAGGACCTCGACGCCATGTTTTCGGTCAACGTCAAGGCGCCGCGTCGGTTGGTCAAGGCGGCGTTCGGTCCGCTCGCCGCCACCGGCCGAGGCCGCGTCGTCATCCTCGCCTCGCTCTCCGGCAAGCGGGTGAAGTCTGCCGACTCCGGCCTTTACGCGATGACCAAGTTTGCCGCCGTCGCGTTGTCCCACGGCATCCGCCAGAGCGGCTACCACCTTGGCATCCGCGCAACGGCGGTCTGCCCCGGCTTCGTCAGCACCGACATGGCCCGCGCCATCACCGACCGAGCCGAAGAGACGATGACCCGCCCCGAAGAGCTCGCAGACGTCGTCGCCATGCTGATCGGCCTCTCCAATACCGCGAGCGTCGCGGAATTCGCAGTGAGCTGCGCGCTCGAAGAAAGCTACTGA
- a CDS encoding FAD-binding oxidoreductase, protein MPGPYVDPFHGDVDLPEKVDVVVIGGGIIGTSTALELAERGVSVALCEKGGIGHEQSSRNWGWVRISRRDPREVALMAEALRIWSGLDERIGRPTGYARAGIIFTCADDKSYDEHERWGQNLEPYQIEHRMLSGKELNDLLPGSRMKVKGALYTPTDGRAEPQKAAPAIAEAARDKGAHVLTECAVRGIELAAGAVCGVVTERGSIACSQVVLAGGAWSNLFSGRFGIDLPQLKVMNTVLRTKPLEGGPDQAIWAEDFAIRKRRDGGYTVASGHENIVDIVPASFRYASDFLPSLRSEWRSLSFRLGGRFLDEARLSRNWAMDEASPFEYNRVLDPKPSSRISDSAFKALRRNFPAFERAEIAQKWAGYIDVTPDAVPVISPVDAVPGFHIATGFSGHGFGIGPAAGRLMADIVTGRPPLVDPHHFRFSRFSDGSKIELISGF, encoded by the coding sequence ATGCCGGGACCTTACGTCGACCCCTTCCACGGCGATGTCGACCTGCCGGAAAAGGTGGACGTCGTCGTCATCGGCGGCGGCATCATCGGCACCTCCACCGCGCTGGAGCTCGCCGAGCGCGGCGTCTCGGTGGCGCTCTGCGAAAAGGGCGGCATCGGCCACGAGCAGTCGAGCCGCAACTGGGGCTGGGTGCGCATCTCCCGCCGCGATCCGCGTGAGGTCGCCCTGATGGCCGAGGCGCTGCGCATCTGGTCCGGGCTCGACGAGCGGATCGGCCGACCGACCGGCTATGCCCGCGCTGGCATCATCTTCACCTGCGCCGACGACAAGTCCTATGACGAGCACGAGCGATGGGGCCAGAACCTCGAGCCCTACCAGATCGAACACCGCATGCTATCCGGCAAAGAGTTGAACGATCTCCTGCCGGGCTCGCGGATGAAGGTGAAGGGCGCGCTTTACACGCCCACGGACGGCCGTGCCGAACCACAGAAAGCCGCACCCGCCATCGCCGAGGCGGCGCGTGACAAAGGTGCACACGTCCTCACCGAATGCGCCGTGCGCGGCATCGAACTTGCGGCCGGCGCCGTCTGCGGCGTCGTCACCGAGCGTGGCTCTATCGCCTGCTCGCAGGTCGTGCTTGCCGGCGGCGCCTGGTCGAACCTTTTCTCCGGCCGCTTCGGCATCGACCTGCCGCAGCTCAAGGTGATGAACACCGTGCTGCGCACCAAGCCGCTGGAGGGCGGCCCGGACCAGGCGATCTGGGCCGAAGATTTTGCAATCCGCAAGCGGCGCGACGGCGGCTATACCGTCGCCTCGGGTCACGAAAACATCGTCGATATCGTGCCGGCCTCGTTCCGCTATGCCAGCGACTTCCTGCCTTCGCTGCGATCCGAATGGCGATCGCTGTCGTTCCGGCTTGGCGGGCGCTTCCTCGACGAGGCCCGCCTGTCGCGGAACTGGGCAATGGATGAGGCCTCGCCTTTCGAATACAACCGGGTGCTTGACCCAAAGCCCTCCAGCCGAATTTCTGACAGCGCGTTCAAGGCGTTGCGCAGGAACTTCCCGGCGTTCGAAAGGGCTGAAATCGCCCAGAAATGGGCCGGTTACATCGACGTGACGCCGGACGCGGTGCCGGTGATTTCGCCTGTCGACGCCGTTCCCGGCTTCCACATCGCCACCGGCTTTTCCGGCCACGGCTTCGGCATCGGACCGGCCGCCGGCCGGCTTATGGCGGACATCGTAACCGGCCGGCCGCCTTTGGTTGACCCGCACCATTTTCGCTTCTCCCGCTTTTCCGATGGATCAAAGATCGAGCTGATCAGCGGTTTCTAG
- a CDS encoding peptide ABC transporter substrate-binding protein, translated as MSSEPTFFRPNRRQTLTMLGLGAAGLTAPGLLRLGEAHAAGTTPPKGQVVIGFSQEPTVFNPHLLHIEVDEGVHFAIFDPLFGVDPDGKFYPGLAAEVPTVENGGISADGLQWKVKLREGVTWHDGKPFTAEDVKFTIELLVDPDFRSWRRGGHELVRDLTVVSPTEITWRMDKPYAPYPSILASTFIVPKHGFDGVADKNTAPFNNAPIGTGPFKWVERVAGDHIELAANTAYFGDGPYLERFIFKYIPDLNVLYTQFKSGDIDVVGLQWITPDHYEEAKGLADKEIMLLPRGTVESVTFNMEKPQFKDLAVRQALYHALDKQAIIDALYYGLPKPTESYVPQQSFYFNPDLPKHEFSLDKARELLDGAGWVPGDDGIRAKDGVRLSFSNSTTAGNHLREQVQQFMQQSFGEIGVEMTISNLPPAVMWGEYWMMSQFDSVVVGLDFLTGPDPDTSDYFMSTSINAKGGAGQNNWQYVSPEVDALLAAGGKAFVPEERKAAYLKQQEMIRHDLPFLPMYQYVSVGGFKKGVEQYLPNVNVRIDTWNVAAWRWV; from the coding sequence ATGAGCAGCGAACCGACATTTTTCCGCCCCAACCGGCGACAGACCCTGACCATGCTGGGGCTGGGCGCCGCAGGCCTCACCGCACCTGGGCTGCTGCGTCTGGGCGAGGCCCATGCCGCCGGCACGACGCCGCCCAAAGGCCAGGTGGTGATCGGCTTCTCGCAGGAGCCGACGGTGTTCAACCCCCATCTTCTGCACATCGAGGTCGACGAGGGCGTGCATTTCGCCATCTTCGACCCGCTGTTCGGCGTCGATCCGGACGGGAAGTTCTACCCCGGCCTCGCCGCCGAGGTGCCGACGGTCGAGAACGGCGGCATTTCCGCCGACGGCCTGCAGTGGAAGGTCAAGCTGCGCGAGGGCGTCACCTGGCACGACGGCAAGCCGTTCACCGCCGAGGACGTGAAGTTCACCATCGAACTTCTTGTCGATCCCGACTTCCGCTCCTGGCGCCGAGGCGGCCACGAGCTCGTACGGGATCTCACCGTCGTCTCGCCGACCGAGATCACCTGGCGGATGGACAAGCCCTATGCGCCCTACCCGTCCATACTCGCATCGACTTTCATCGTGCCCAAGCACGGGTTCGATGGCGTCGCGGACAAGAACACCGCGCCGTTCAACAACGCGCCGATCGGCACCGGCCCGTTCAAATGGGTCGAGCGCGTCGCGGGCGATCATATCGAGCTCGCCGCCAACACCGCCTATTTCGGCGACGGCCCCTATCTCGAGCGCTTCATCTTCAAGTACATTCCAGACCTCAACGTGCTCTACACCCAGTTCAAGTCCGGCGACATCGACGTCGTCGGCCTGCAGTGGATCACCCCGGACCACTACGAGGAGGCCAAGGGCCTCGCCGACAAGGAGATCATGCTCCTGCCGCGCGGTACGGTCGAGTCGGTCACCTTCAATATGGAAAAGCCGCAGTTCAAGGACCTCGCCGTCCGGCAGGCGCTCTACCACGCGCTCGACAAGCAGGCGATCATCGACGCGCTCTACTACGGCCTTCCGAAGCCGACCGAGAGCTACGTGCCGCAGCAGTCCTTCTACTTCAACCCCGACCTGCCGAAGCACGAGTTCAGCCTCGACAAAGCCAGAGAACTGCTCGACGGGGCCGGCTGGGTACCGGGCGATGACGGCATTCGCGCCAAGGATGGCGTGCGCCTGTCCTTCTCGAATTCTACCACGGCCGGCAACCATCTGCGCGAACAGGTGCAGCAGTTCATGCAGCAGTCCTTCGGTGAGATCGGCGTCGAGATGACGATTTCCAATCTGCCGCCGGCGGTGATGTGGGGCGAGTACTGGATGATGTCGCAGTTCGACTCGGTGGTGGTCGGGCTCGACTTTCTCACCGGCCCGGATCCGGACACCTCCGACTACTTCATGTCGACGTCGATCAACGCCAAGGGCGGCGCCGGCCAGAACAACTGGCAATATGTCAGCCCCGAAGTGGATGCGCTGTTGGCGGCCGGCGGCAAGGCCTTCGTGCCGGAAGAGCGCAAGGCCGCCTACCTCAAGCAGCAGGAAATGATCCGTCACGACCTGCCCTTCCTGCCGATGTATCAGTACGTCTCGGTGGGCGGCTTCAAGAAGGGCGTCGAGCAGTACCTGCCGAACGTCAACGTGCGCATCGACACATGGAACGTCGCCGCCTGGCGCTGGGTCTGA
- a CDS encoding ABC transporter permease, which yields MGRYLAGRLGQSLILLLLVSMIGYCVLLLAPGGPMSQFALTPGISKAELDKIAAQMGLDRPVLVQYGDWLWRLLHGDWGRSFRDGQPVLHIIFSHLPATLLLMGTSTVIAICLGTFIGIRGAVRRYSAFDYAATVGAMVALSIPTFWFGLIAIYVFTLQLKWFPAGNMYTIGDGSFLDVAWHLVMPALVLALVDVAIWSRYMRTATLDVINQDFVRTARAKGVSPRRVLMKHVVGNALLPMITLAGLQVPAILGGALVTETVFTWPGMGRLFLDSLGYNDYPVVMGLLIFSAILVLIGSLLADIITAVVDPRIRLA from the coding sequence ATGGGCCGATATCTCGCTGGTAGGCTCGGCCAGAGCCTGATCCTTCTGCTGCTGGTTTCGATGATCGGCTACTGCGTGTTGCTGCTAGCGCCCGGGGGGCCGATGTCGCAGTTCGCGCTGACGCCCGGCATCTCCAAGGCCGAGCTCGACAAGATCGCCGCCCAGATGGGCCTCGACCGCCCCGTCCTCGTCCAATACGGCGACTGGCTCTGGCGCCTTCTTCACGGCGACTGGGGACGCTCCTTTCGCGACGGTCAACCGGTCCTGCACATCATCTTCAGCCATCTGCCGGCGACACTGCTGCTGATGGGCACCTCGACTGTCATCGCGATCTGCCTCGGAACCTTTATCGGCATACGCGGAGCGGTGAGGCGCTATTCGGCCTTCGATTATGCCGCGACGGTCGGTGCCATGGTGGCGCTGTCGATCCCGACGTTCTGGTTCGGCCTGATCGCCATCTACGTCTTCACCCTGCAACTGAAATGGTTTCCCGCCGGCAACATGTACACGATCGGCGACGGCTCGTTCCTCGACGTCGCCTGGCATCTTGTGATGCCCGCCCTGGTGCTGGCGCTCGTCGACGTCGCGATCTGGAGCCGCTACATGCGCACGGCGACGCTCGACGTGATCAACCAGGATTTCGTCCGCACCGCCCGCGCCAAGGGGGTCAGCCCGCGACGGGTCCTGATGAAGCACGTCGTCGGCAACGCGCTGCTGCCGATGATCACGCTTGCTGGGTTGCAGGTGCCGGCGATCCTCGGCGGCGCACTCGTCACCGAGACGGTGTTCACCTGGCCCGGCATGGGCCGGCTGTTCCTCGATAGCCTCGGCTACAACGATTATCCCGTGGTGATGGGCCTCCTCATCTTCTCGGCGATCCTGGTGCTGATCGGCAGCCTGCTC